A genomic region of Leptospira mtsangambouensis contains the following coding sequences:
- a CDS encoding bactofilin family protein yields the protein MKDESIDTIISDDITFRGTLSFNQTLKIKGQFKGTITSQGKLIIDETGDVEADVEVGSLVVQGNLKGNVDAKEKVELKKNGKVVGDIKTPGLEVEFGSKIIGNCIM from the coding sequence ATGAAAGACGAATCTATAGACACCATCATTAGCGACGACATTACGTTTCGCGGAACCCTCTCCTTTAACCAAACATTAAAAATCAAAGGTCAGTTCAAAGGCACGATCACATCCCAAGGCAAACTCATCATTGATGAAACAGGCGATGTAGAAGCCGATGTGGAAGTAGGAAGCCTAGTGGTTCAAGGAAATCTGAAAGGAAACGTTGACGCAAAAGAAAAGGTAGAACTTAAAAAAAATGGTAAGGTCGTTGGAGATATCAAAACACCGGGACTCGAAGTAGAATTCGGTTCCAAAATTATTGGCAATTGCATCATGTAA
- a CDS encoding efflux RND transporter permease subunit gives MLEKIIQFSIHKRATVLVLTVALTIVGFYNALHLSIDAIPDVTNVQVSAVTSVPGLSPLEVEQFITYPIELEFNGMPKVTEIRSISRTGVSSVTVIFEDGTDIYFARQLVNERLKQAENFIPKSYGRPELSPIATGLGDIYEFALVSESHSPEELRTVMEWEVARQLRSVKGIIDVNVVGGDAKQFQIKIDPKRLLSHNLTLSLITEALEGANVNLGGGYIQKGEEQFVIRGESQFKSIDDIARLSVRTSRDGIPLTLGQIARVETGPALRFGLSTMNGKREVVGGTAMMLLGSNSLQVVSRVKEKMKEIESRLPQGMKIEVYYDRSEFIGRTLSTVFTNLVEAAIIVLVCLILTLGTVKGAFAVALAIPVSMMVATILMNAFGIVGNLMSLGALDFGLLVDGSIVMLESTLHGFLLRKSFLLSKTSAQDMEDGMEEVIMESCIKVVRASAFSVGIILLVYLPLMTLEGVEGRMFRPMAITVAFALGAALLYSITTFPALMSYIYKKPILHESAFWEKFQTKYAEVLTYGMKFKRQFTYAGIGVVLLSFMLASTLGSEFLPRIDEGEIAIDIKRLPSTAINHSRDLNLEMEKVILKFPEAVSVVSRQGRGESAAEPIGSEEGEMMVKLKPKKEWVSAHDREELMELMKNSVNNSVPSSYISLSQPIENRVNALLSGSKADIVIKIYGDDLKTLKSIADNYASKIKKIQGAADLRVQKLLGLPLLEIKMNRGNMARYGVRAEEILTTIETLRVGANAGKVYEGYKRFDLIVRLDADVTDIGVIENVPVMTELGGTVPLGQVTDIMMTEGPAALYHEGLKRRILVEVNVRGRDMIGFVNDVQAATESIESGLPQGYYVDWGGQFENFTRAKNRLAIVIPIAGAIIFAMLFIAFGSVYYALGVFILVPLSLSGGILSLVLRGLPFSIPAGVGFIAAAGISVLNGVVYASALKDQLKVTRDPSKAVVEAAVYTLRAVATTELVAIIGFLPMAIASSAGAEVQRPLATVVMGGVLVATILSRFLLPIAFEFLVKLAQRQEIRQMERERKMNEYFVEEMKKYKATELHDSHGHSHHYEPDFHESQTEDDSKTNKQNQKSKKKRT, from the coding sequence ATGTTAGAAAAAATCATTCAGTTTTCCATTCACAAACGAGCGACCGTACTCGTTTTGACAGTAGCGCTTACCATAGTTGGTTTTTACAATGCGCTTCATCTTTCGATCGATGCCATTCCTGATGTGACAAACGTTCAGGTATCGGCAGTGACTTCGGTCCCTGGTCTTTCTCCTTTAGAAGTAGAACAATTTATCACTTATCCCATCGAACTTGAGTTTAACGGGATGCCTAAAGTTACTGAGATTCGTTCCATATCAAGGACGGGTGTCAGTTCTGTAACGGTTATCTTTGAAGATGGAACAGATATATATTTTGCAAGGCAACTTGTGAATGAAAGGCTCAAACAAGCAGAGAACTTTATCCCCAAATCTTACGGAAGACCGGAACTTTCGCCAATTGCCACAGGTCTTGGTGATATTTATGAGTTTGCCCTAGTTTCCGAAAGCCATTCTCCCGAAGAACTCCGGACGGTAATGGAATGGGAAGTGGCAAGACAACTTCGTTCTGTGAAAGGGATCATTGATGTAAACGTAGTGGGGGGAGATGCCAAACAGTTTCAAATTAAAATTGACCCCAAACGTCTGTTATCTCATAATTTAACCCTTTCTCTTATCACTGAAGCACTAGAGGGTGCCAACGTCAATCTTGGCGGTGGGTACATCCAAAAAGGCGAAGAACAATTTGTGATTCGAGGAGAAAGCCAATTTAAATCCATTGATGACATTGCTAGACTTTCTGTTCGAACCTCAAGAGATGGGATTCCTTTGACACTGGGTCAAATTGCAAGAGTGGAAACTGGACCTGCCCTTCGTTTTGGTTTGAGTACCATGAACGGCAAACGTGAAGTTGTGGGTGGGACTGCCATGATGTTACTCGGTAGTAACTCCCTCCAAGTTGTGAGCCGAGTCAAAGAAAAAATGAAAGAGATTGAATCTCGTCTTCCCCAAGGGATGAAGATCGAAGTTTATTATGACCGGTCTGAATTCATTGGTCGAACTCTTTCCACTGTGTTTACCAATTTGGTGGAAGCTGCCATCATTGTACTTGTTTGTCTGATATTAACCTTAGGAACGGTGAAGGGTGCCTTCGCGGTTGCACTTGCGATTCCTGTTTCCATGATGGTGGCCACAATCCTTATGAATGCCTTTGGAATTGTGGGAAACTTGATGTCTCTTGGTGCCCTTGACTTTGGTCTTCTTGTGGATGGTTCCATTGTGATGTTAGAATCCACACTCCATGGATTTTTACTGCGTAAAAGTTTCCTACTTTCGAAAACTTCGGCCCAAGACATGGAAGATGGAATGGAAGAAGTGATCATGGAGTCTTGTATCAAAGTGGTCAGGGCCTCCGCATTTAGTGTGGGAATCATTTTACTCGTTTATTTACCACTTATGACACTGGAAGGTGTGGAAGGTAGGATGTTCCGTCCAATGGCAATCACCGTAGCTTTTGCGTTAGGTGCTGCTCTTCTTTATTCCATCACCACTTTTCCAGCCCTCATGTCCTATATTTACAAAAAACCAATTTTGCATGAGTCTGCCTTTTGGGAAAAGTTTCAAACTAAATATGCGGAAGTTCTGACCTATGGGATGAAGTTCAAACGCCAATTTACTTATGCGGGGATTGGTGTGGTTCTCTTATCATTTATGCTCGCCTCCACTCTTGGTTCCGAATTTTTACCAAGGATTGATGAAGGAGAAATTGCGATTGATATCAAACGATTGCCTTCCACTGCCATCAATCACTCTCGTGATTTGAATTTGGAAATGGAAAAGGTGATATTGAAATTTCCAGAAGCAGTGAGTGTGGTTTCAAGGCAAGGCCGTGGTGAATCTGCCGCAGAACCCATTGGTTCGGAAGAAGGGGAGATGATGGTGAAATTGAAACCCAAAAAAGAATGGGTTTCGGCACATGATAGAGAAGAGCTAATGGAGCTCATGAAAAATTCGGTGAACAACAGTGTTCCTTCTTCCTATATCAGTTTATCACAACCGATTGAAAACCGCGTCAATGCATTGTTATCCGGTTCTAAAGCAGATATTGTGATTAAAATTTATGGTGATGATTTAAAAACACTCAAATCCATTGCAGATAATTATGCATCCAAAATCAAAAAAATCCAGGGAGCTGCTGACTTACGAGTCCAAAAACTTTTAGGTTTACCACTTCTCGAAATCAAAATGAATCGTGGAAACATGGCCCGGTATGGAGTTCGTGCAGAAGAAATTCTCACTACGATTGAAACACTTCGGGTAGGTGCCAATGCAGGAAAAGTTTACGAAGGTTACAAACGATTTGATTTGATTGTTCGATTGGATGCTGACGTAACAGACATTGGAGTCATTGAAAACGTTCCCGTAATGACTGAACTCGGTGGAACAGTTCCTCTTGGACAAGTCACAGATATTATGATGACAGAAGGTCCAGCCGCACTTTACCACGAAGGTCTAAAACGAAGGATCCTTGTGGAAGTGAACGTTCGTGGACGAGATATGATTGGATTTGTGAATGATGTCCAAGCAGCGACTGAGTCGATTGAATCTGGATTGCCGCAAGGGTATTATGTGGATTGGGGTGGCCAGTTTGAAAACTTCACTCGTGCGAAGAACAGACTCGCCATCGTGATTCCCATTGCTGGTGCCATTATTTTTGCAATGTTATTTATCGCATTTGGAAGTGTGTACTATGCATTGGGAGTTTTTATTTTAGTGCCTTTATCACTTTCCGGTGGTATCCTTTCCCTTGTGCTCCGCGGTCTTCCCTTTTCGATTCCAGCAGGTGTTGGATTCATTGCGGCTGCCGGTATATCGGTGTTAAACGGGGTTGTATACGCATCAGCACTCAAAGACCAATTAAAAGTCACCCGTGATCCTTCGAAAGCTGTGGTAGAAGCAGCTGTATACACTCTTCGTGCAGTAGCAACCACAGAGCTTGTGGCCATCATTGGATTTTTGCCAATGGCCATTGCTTCCAGTGCGGGTGCCGAAGTGCAAAGACCACTGGCAACGGTGGTAATGGGTGGGGTTCTTGTGGCGACCATCTTATCTCGTTTTCTTCTTCCCATTGCTTTCGAATTTTTAGTCAAACTAGCACAAAGGCAAGAAATTCGGCAGATGGAAAGAGAACGTAAGATGAACGAATACTTTGTAGAAGAGATGAAAAAATACAAAGCAACAGAGCTCCACGATTCCCATGGACATTCGCATCATTACGAACCGGATTTTCACGAATCACAAACGGAAGATGATTCCAAAACAAATAAACAAAATCAGAAATCTAAAAAAAAGAGGACTTAA
- a CDS encoding inorganic pyrophosphatase, whose product MKPNYYVAHPWHGLELGPKAPDELDVFIELTPQDTVKYEIDKASGFIRVDRPQKYSNRSPTLYGFIPRTYSGEASGKHCSDVVGRPDIIGDGDPIDICVLSVNPITHGNMILTVIPIGGLRMIDKGEADDKIVAVLKGDEVFGQIKDISEVPKALINKLHHYFLTYKLDPNSPSTGTVEIAEVYDRNEAIKVIQYGIEDYIKKFVTV is encoded by the coding sequence ATGAAACCTAATTATTACGTAGCACACCCTTGGCATGGATTGGAACTTGGACCAAAAGCTCCAGATGAGTTGGATGTATTTATCGAACTCACACCGCAAGATACAGTCAAATATGAAATCGATAAAGCTTCCGGCTTTATCCGTGTAGACAGACCTCAGAAGTATAGCAACCGTTCGCCGACATTGTATGGATTTATTCCCAGAACTTATTCCGGTGAAGCATCTGGGAAACATTGTTCGGATGTGGTGGGAAGACCTGATATCATTGGAGATGGTGATCCTATCGACATTTGTGTTCTCAGTGTGAATCCCATCACTCATGGAAATATGATTCTTACTGTGATTCCTATTGGTGGACTTCGGATGATTGATAAGGGAGAGGCTGATGACAAAATCGTCGCAGTTTTAAAAGGGGACGAAGTGTTCGGACAGATCAAGGATATTTCTGAGGTTCCGAAAGCTCTTATCAACAAACTCCACCATTACTTTTTAACTTACAAACTAGATCCAAACTCTCCATCTACAGGAACTGTGGAAATTGCCGAAGTTTACGATCGAAATGAAGCCATCAAAGTGATTCAGTATGGAATCGAAGATTATATAAAGAAATTTGTAACTGTATGA
- a CDS encoding TolC family protein, producing the protein MKSITKFLVVFLLGIHSYTVFPKEKAVYELHSKDELFFLGEDSRAQDSKEKWNLEELETFAVTSNPLYLREKQNIGMARGDIITASLYYNPIINMQQQFMGASANAATGKPETSLIYNQPFDMSGVIPQREKVAKQEFLATIASFRDFDRLFRLRLRQNFWTYLYVTEQINYQKEFLENYQDLLDLTKLRAEKGDISFLEYDRLALERVQIEREYRNARILRAQVVKNLRVLIGISDLNSPLSIKGRLEFISTREFGIDLNDFDIEERPDLVALKIRQQRERMNIELKKREIIPPLTLGVEFLNKGNENVTGIYAATPLPLFDRKQGEILKSEESYKKLGFDVDAKRNEILSEISAAIKELQARESQLLDYQKMGLLEKNKEVQEKSRLAYIRGASNLVTFLEAEKNYLSVLRSYYEIIYLYYNALEGYKASIGKMDSSEF; encoded by the coding sequence ATGAAATCGATAACGAAGTTTTTGGTTGTATTCCTTTTGGGAATTCATTCATACACTGTTTTTCCAAAAGAAAAAGCGGTGTATGAACTTCATTCTAAAGATGAATTGTTTTTTTTAGGAGAAGATTCTCGTGCCCAAGATTCCAAAGAAAAGTGGAACTTAGAGGAATTGGAAACCTTTGCCGTCACAAGCAATCCTCTTTATTTGCGTGAAAAACAGAACATTGGAATGGCTCGTGGTGATATCATTACTGCTAGTTTGTATTATAATCCTATAATCAATATGCAGCAACAATTTATGGGAGCTTCGGCCAATGCCGCAACCGGAAAACCAGAAACTTCACTCATTTACAACCAACCATTTGATATGAGTGGGGTGATTCCTCAACGTGAAAAAGTCGCCAAACAAGAGTTTTTGGCAACGATTGCAAGTTTTCGTGACTTTGACCGTTTGTTTCGGTTACGACTCAGGCAAAATTTTTGGACCTATCTTTATGTGACGGAACAAATCAATTACCAAAAAGAGTTTTTGGAAAATTACCAAGATCTTTTGGACTTAACCAAACTCAGAGCAGAAAAAGGAGATATTTCTTTTTTAGAATATGATCGTTTGGCTTTGGAGCGGGTTCAAATCGAAAGGGAATACCGAAATGCGAGAATCCTTCGGGCCCAAGTGGTAAAAAACTTAAGGGTATTGATTGGGATATCAGATTTAAATTCGCCATTGAGTATCAAAGGAAGATTAGAATTTATTTCCACACGCGAGTTTGGGATTGATTTGAACGATTTTGATATTGAAGAAAGACCTGATTTGGTGGCATTAAAAATTCGCCAACAAAGGGAACGAATGAATATCGAATTAAAAAAACGAGAGATCATTCCGCCGTTAACCTTGGGGGTTGAATTTTTAAACAAAGGAAATGAAAATGTTACGGGTATTTATGCCGCCACTCCACTTCCTTTATTTGATCGCAAACAAGGGGAAATCTTAAAGTCAGAAGAATCTTATAAAAAGTTAGGATTTGATGTGGATGCAAAACGGAACGAAATCCTTTCCGAAATTTCAGCAGCCATCAAAGAATTGCAGGCTCGGGAATCGCAACTTTTGGATTACCAAAAAATGGGGCTCTTGGAAAAAAACAAAGAAGTACAGGAGAAGTCAAGGCTTGCGTACATTCGAGGTGCATCCAATTTAGTAACTTTTTTGGAAGCTGAGAAAAACTATCTCAGTGTCCTTCGTAGTTATTATGAAATCATTTATCTCTATTACAATGCTTTGGAAGGATACAAAGCTTCTATCGGAAAGATGGATAGCTCGGAGTTTTAA
- a CDS encoding efflux RND transporter periplasmic adaptor subunit encodes MKTEFNFKNIRSLSILVLVGSLAYFGYTKFFGSGKKTEALTEDKSKFVISQEIQKNHPFSVVYLEEKALEEELQLPGTVSYDMNSVAKVGSRVSGRIVQVFVKEGEHVKKSTALASIQSVELGTTEANYLKARARLEALKVQADRAKDLYERKVTSAKEYEMSLMDYKSVKAEMETSRNALENLGLNEVEIANLEAGKYNSKNLYIRTPISGTVTEREAIIGQAVNARDNLFTVADLSVLWINLEVYEKDLASIRMGNEAKVIPIGSKDDSLKAVVSHVGDVIDPIKKTAEIRLEVRNSKGRLRPGQSVTATVVGAMVESSVNKAKVIPADCIHKIEGENFIFVRNSDGSFSAKKVGVGKTYDHWVEITNGVESGEAIVEEGSFVLKSEYLKL; translated from the coding sequence ATGAAAACTGAATTCAATTTTAAAAATATTCGCTCTTTGAGTATACTTGTACTCGTTGGAAGTTTGGCTTACTTTGGATATACCAAGTTCTTTGGATCTGGTAAAAAAACAGAAGCCTTAACCGAAGATAAGTCAAAATTCGTTATCTCTCAGGAAATTCAAAAGAACCATCCTTTTTCTGTTGTGTATCTAGAAGAAAAGGCATTGGAAGAAGAGTTGCAACTACCAGGAACTGTTTCTTATGATATGAACAGTGTGGCCAAGGTTGGATCTCGCGTTAGCGGACGAATTGTACAGGTGTTTGTGAAGGAAGGGGAACATGTAAAAAAAAGTACAGCTCTTGCCTCTATTCAATCAGTGGAACTGGGAACCACAGAAGCAAATTATCTAAAAGCAAGAGCAAGACTTGAAGCTTTAAAAGTACAAGCGGATAGAGCCAAAGACTTATACGAAAGAAAGGTAACATCTGCTAAAGAATATGAAATGTCCTTAATGGATTACAAATCGGTGAAAGCTGAAATGGAAACATCTAGAAACGCACTTGAAAATCTTGGTCTCAACGAAGTCGAAATTGCAAATTTAGAAGCTGGGAAATATAATTCTAAAAATTTATACATTCGAACTCCTATTTCTGGAACTGTTACAGAAAGAGAAGCAATCATTGGCCAAGCGGTAAATGCTCGAGATAATCTTTTTACAGTAGCGGACTTAAGTGTTCTTTGGATCAACTTAGAGGTATATGAAAAAGATTTAGCATCCATTCGAATGGGAAATGAAGCAAAGGTAATCCCGATTGGTTCGAAGGATGACTCTTTAAAAGCTGTTGTTTCCCATGTGGGAGATGTGATCGATCCCATTAAAAAAACAGCAGAAATTCGTTTGGAAGTAAGAAACTCAAAAGGAAGATTACGCCCAGGACAAAGTGTAACTGCAACTGTTGTGGGTGCAATGGTAGAATCTTCGGTAAACAAGGCAAAGGTGATCCCTGCAGATTGTATTCATAAAATTGAAGGTGAAAATTTTATCTTTGTTCGTAACAGTGATGGATCCTTTTCTGCAAAAAAGGTTGGGGTTGGTAAAACCTATGACCATTGGGTTGAAATCACAAATGGTGTCGAATCAGGTGAGGCGATTGTGGAAGAAGGAAGTTTTGTTTTAAAAAGTGAATATTTAAAATTATAA
- the lexA gene encoding transcriptional repressor LexA, with protein sequence MKDLTEKQEQVLQFISDTVREKGFPPTIREMGDQFGITAKGAYDHLKAIEKKGYIRTSKNQSRAIELLKGNAEEALLVRASGIPLLGQVAAGSPILAEENIEEYIAVPDGMAEKPGTFALRVKGDSMVEAGISDGDIAIIQKKDTARNGEIVVAMIENEATLKVFYKETDMIRLEPRNAKLKPIRTKKATIIGKLIGLYRIY encoded by the coding sequence ATGAAAGATCTCACGGAAAAACAGGAACAAGTCCTTCAATTCATTTCGGACACAGTTCGCGAGAAGGGCTTCCCTCCCACCATTCGTGAAATGGGCGACCAATTTGGAATCACTGCCAAAGGTGCCTATGACCATCTCAAGGCCATTGAAAAAAAAGGTTATATTCGGACTTCCAAAAACCAAAGTCGTGCCATTGAACTTTTGAAAGGAAATGCGGAAGAGGCGCTCCTCGTCAGAGCTTCCGGGATTCCGCTCCTCGGGCAAGTCGCTGCAGGTTCTCCCATCCTGGCAGAAGAAAACATTGAGGAATACATTGCGGTTCCCGATGGAATGGCTGAAAAACCAGGAACCTTTGCCCTTCGGGTCAAAGGAGATTCTATGGTGGAAGCAGGGATTAGCGACGGGGATATCGCCATCATTCAGAAAAAAGATACAGCAAGGAACGGCGAAATCGTTGTCGCAATGATCGAAAACGAGGCCACCCTCAAGGTCTTTTATAAAGAAACAGATATGATTCGCCTCGAACCAAGAAATGCAAAATTAAAACCCATCCGTACCAAAAAGGCTACGATAATTGGAAAACTAATCGGTCTTTATCGTATTTACTGA
- a CDS encoding LA_1448 family UV-C exposure upregulated protein, giving the protein MSKHLFFLPSLLILSLILSCAPKKQDISAYDLKRVLERFAQNRIQTGLMADTKRPTPTDMALFEEACDVYRLSIPEAKEMLKKENKDLYESIYGNE; this is encoded by the coding sequence ATGTCGAAACATCTCTTCTTTCTGCCCAGTCTTCTCATTTTATCCCTTATCCTTTCTTGCGCTCCCAAAAAACAAGATATCTCTGCTTATGATCTAAAACGTGTTTTAGAAAGGTTTGCCCAAAACCGAATCCAAACGGGATTAATGGCAGATACCAAACGACCCACACCAACTGATATGGCTCTCTTTGAGGAAGCTTGCGATGTGTATCGGTTGTCCATCCCTGAAGCAAAAGAAATGTTAAAAAAAGAAAACAAAGACCTATACGAGTCAATTTATGGAAATGAATAA
- a CDS encoding S41 family peptidase gives MKVSERLIWAVVTFCLVAVVFFVSTEKVKAISTDGEKYLQILHEVVSYIENDYVDPQEEKKIYTGAILGALQSLGDPHTRFLDTDEFGELQNETKGSFGGIGVEISFQENAFIIVAPIEGTPAWKAGLQPQDKIIEINGKSTKSVSLSESIGMMRGEVGSSISMKIERKGIKDPFVVNLVRELIQIRYVRSHYLPETETGYIKLVQFMGKETTAKEFANAVTSMKEAGAKKLVIDLRMNPGGLLDLAIDLADMFLPPESDIVSVKGRGGVLVKSYKADKKEKKFLEIPIAILVNGGSASASEILAGALKDNKRAVVVGTQSFGKGSVQSIFPLSGGTAVAITIQKYYTPSGISIHGKGITPDYVVNPIAASEDEKYALEKLYKKNLIRPFLETHTEYNEAALNDFSAILKKENLNISDSVTRIFLFNEMRAGSSHSKPRLDLDTQLAEAIRILK, from the coding sequence ATCAAAGTTTCGGAACGCCTGATTTGGGCTGTCGTTACCTTCTGTTTGGTGGCGGTTGTTTTTTTTGTTAGCACTGAAAAAGTAAAAGCTATATCCACTGATGGAGAAAAATACTTACAGATTTTACATGAAGTCGTTTCCTATATCGAAAACGATTATGTAGATCCACAAGAAGAGAAAAAAATCTACACCGGTGCCATTCTTGGAGCCTTACAGAGTTTAGGCGATCCGCACACACGATTTTTGGACACAGATGAATTTGGTGAATTACAAAATGAAACCAAAGGTAGTTTTGGAGGGATTGGGGTTGAGATCAGTTTCCAAGAAAACGCATTTATCATTGTAGCACCCATCGAAGGCACACCTGCTTGGAAGGCAGGACTCCAACCCCAAGATAAAATCATAGAAATCAACGGTAAAAGTACGAAGTCTGTTTCTTTATCGGAATCAATTGGTATGATGCGTGGGGAAGTTGGTTCTTCTATTTCCATGAAGATTGAAAGAAAAGGAATCAAGGATCCATTTGTTGTCAATTTGGTTCGAGAACTCATTCAAATTCGTTATGTTAGGTCACATTACCTTCCAGAAACGGAAACTGGTTATATCAAACTGGTTCAGTTTATGGGAAAAGAAACCACTGCGAAAGAATTTGCAAACGCAGTCACTTCTATGAAAGAAGCAGGTGCAAAAAAACTAGTCATCGATTTGAGAATGAATCCTGGTGGCCTTTTGGATCTAGCCATTGACCTTGCTGACATGTTTTTACCACCAGAGTCTGACATTGTGTCTGTCAAAGGTAGAGGTGGAGTTCTTGTAAAAAGTTACAAAGCAGATAAAAAAGAAAAAAAGTTTTTAGAGATTCCCATTGCAATACTCGTGAACGGGGGATCGGCAAGTGCTTCTGAAATTTTAGCAGGTGCATTAAAAGATAACAAACGTGCTGTGGTCGTTGGTACCCAAAGTTTTGGTAAGGGAAGTGTGCAGTCTATTTTTCCACTTTCAGGAGGAACTGCAGTCGCCATCACCATTCAAAAATACTATACACCTTCTGGAATTTCCATTCATGGAAAAGGGATCACTCCTGATTATGTTGTGAATCCCATTGCAGCAAGCGAAGATGAAAAGTATGCTTTGGAAAAATTGTATAAGAAAAATTTAATTCGTCCATTTTTAGAAACACATACAGAATATAACGAAGCCGCTTTGAATGATTTTTCTGCGATTCTGAAAAAGGAAAATCTAAACATTTCCGATTCCGTCACTCGGATCTTTCTCTTTAATGAAATGCGAGCTGGTTCTTCCCATTCAAAACCTCGATTGGATTTAGACACGCAACTTGCGGAAGCCATTCGTATTTTGAAATAA
- the tsaD gene encoding tRNA (adenosine(37)-N6)-threonylcarbamoyltransferase complex transferase subunit TsaD: protein MAYGLGIESSCDETSIAIVRDGKELLSLKVYSQIDSHSPYRGVVPEIASRAHLEKINSLLAVSMEEAGISYSDLEYVAVTSYPGLVGSLMIGAQLARCISLVYGIPIVAVNHLEAHLAVIGLERDLPPFPWLGVLLSGGNSSIYLYKGFGDLQILADTQDDSLGEAFDKVSAVLNLPYPGGPYLEAKANAHQPTKGEPNPFPKLLKEDGDDRIRFSYSGLKTAVLYFLKANRTDPPIEKISYYFQKTAFELVTRNIRKAIQKTGIRTVVAAGGVLANGTLREILEKEKERSRFDLFYPGKKIYCTDNGAMVACLGYHLWKQKSFVGLDFKVSPKRNFEQIL, encoded by the coding sequence ATGGCCTACGGGTTAGGGATCGAATCCAGTTGTGATGAAACCTCCATTGCCATTGTTCGGGATGGAAAGGAATTACTTTCCTTAAAAGTTTATAGCCAAATTGATTCCCATTCCCCTTACCGGGGAGTGGTTCCTGAAATTGCTTCCAGAGCTCATTTAGAAAAAATTAATTCCCTTCTTGCTGTTTCCATGGAAGAAGCAGGTATATCCTATTCGGATTTGGAATATGTGGCTGTTACCAGCTATCCAGGGTTAGTTGGGTCACTAATGATAGGAGCACAACTGGCACGTTGTATTTCTCTGGTTTATGGAATTCCCATTGTGGCAGTAAACCACTTGGAAGCACACTTAGCTGTGATCGGTTTAGAAAGGGATCTCCCTCCCTTTCCTTGGCTTGGAGTTCTTCTTTCGGGTGGAAATTCTTCGATTTATCTCTACAAAGGATTTGGTGATCTGCAAATCCTTGCCGATACCCAGGATGATTCGCTTGGTGAAGCTTTTGATAAGGTGAGTGCAGTTTTGAATCTACCTTATCCTGGTGGTCCTTATTTGGAAGCTAAGGCCAACGCCCACCAACCCACAAAAGGGGAACCAAACCCCTTTCCAAAACTTTTAAAGGAAGATGGAGACGATCGGATTCGTTTTTCCTATAGTGGCCTAAAAACAGCGGTTTTATATTTTTTGAAGGCAAATAGAACCGACCCTCCTATTGAAAAAATTTCTTATTACTTTCAAAAGACTGCCTTTGAGCTTGTCACTCGGAACATTCGAAAGGCCATTCAAAAAACGGGAATTCGGACAGTGGTGGCAGCGGGTGGGGTTCTTGCCAACGGAACCCTTCGGGAGATTTTGGAGAAAGAAAAGGAAAGGTCTCGGTTTGACCTATTTTATCCTGGCAAAAAAATTTACTGCACAGATAACGGAGCGATGGTGGCATGTCTTGGATACCATCTTTGGAAACAAAAATCTTTTGTAGGGCTCGACTTCAAGGTAAGCCCAAAACGAAACTTTGAACAAATATTATGA